The Amycolatopsis sp. NBC_01480 genome segment CACTTCACCCCCAAAGGTTCCTCCTGGCTCAACCAGATCGAAACCTGGTTCAGCATCGCCACCCGCCAGTCCATCCGCCGCGGCACCTTCACCAGCGTCAAAGTCCTGATCAAGCAGATCCGCGACTACATCATCCACTGGAACACCGACGCCACACCGTTCACCTGGACCGCCACCACCGAGGACATCCTCGCCAAAGTCCGCCTCGTCCAAGCCAACATCAAGAAACTCGTCGACAACAACACTAAGTAAAGCCAACAGAATCACGAGACACTAGTCGCGGTCAAAACGGCCCACGCGTGGGTATGTAGCCGCGCATGGAGCCCGACGAAGCCCGCCACGAGCGGGTGGACCAGGAGATCGAGCGGCTGGACGAACGTCTGTGGTCGCTCGCCGGAGAGCTGCACGCAGACCCGGAGCCGGCTGGTGAAGAGCACAACGCGGCGAAACGGCTGACCGCCGAGCTGGCGGCCGAGGGGTTCGACGTCAGACGCGGCGTCGCTGGTTTGCCGACAGCGTTCACTGCGCGTTATGGCGTCGGCCGGCCGTGCGTCGCGCTGCTCCTGGCGTACGACGCGCAGCCCGGCCTGGGCCACGCACGCGGGCACAACCTCGTCGCGGCGGCCGGGCTCGGCGCGGCGCTGGCCGCGCGCCGGGTGCTGGCCGACGATCCCGGGTCGCTGCTGGTCGTCGGGTGCCCGGCGGACGAGACGGCACCAGCGCGGGCCGGCGTGTTCGACGAGGCCGACGCGGCGCTGGTGTTCCACCCGGGCGCGCACTCGTGGTCATGGACCCCGCTGGCGGCGCGGACCGAGGTGCACATGACCTTCCACGGCCGCGCCGCCGGCCTGGCCGCCCCGGAGCCGGGCATCGACGCGGTCGCCGCGCTGGTCCAGGCGTTCACCGCGGTGGCGGCCCTGCGCTCGCGGCTGCCCGCGGGCGCGCGCGTGCAAGGCATCGTCACCCGCGGCGGCGAGGCCACCGACGTCGTGCCGGACCTGGCCGAAGGCCGGTTCGGGCTGCACGCGCGCACCACGGCGGAACTCGACCGGCTGACCGCCGACGTGACCGCGTGCGCCGAGGGGGCGGCGCTGGCCACCGGCGCGAAGGCCGTCGTCGAACAGCTGGACGCCAGCTCGCACTTCTGCGACAACCCGGTGCTGTCCGACCGGTTCAGCCAGCACCTCGCCGCGTGCGGGATCTACTCGACCCCGCCGGACCCCGGGGTCTTCACGGGCAGTTCGGGGATCGGCGAGGTGAGCATCCGGGTGCCGTCGATCCGGCCGCTGATCGCGATCCTCGACCCGGCACACGCCGATCGCCCGCACGAATTCGCCGCCGCCGCGGCGTCCCCGCGCGGGCGCGCCGTCCTGCTCGCGGCGGCCGCGGCCCTCGGCCGGACAGCGGTGGACCTGCTGGCCCATCCGGCCCTGGTTTTCCAGGCCTGGAAAGCTCGTGAGTGTTCATGACGGTTCTAACCGTCATGAACACTCACGAGTCCTAGGATCACCGCCATGGGGACCACTCGGGATCTGACCTTGGCCGACGGCCGCGCGCTGCGAGTCCACGACACCGGCCGCGGCGCCGTGCTGACCGTGGTGTGGCATCACGGCACTCCGCAGACCGGCGCGCTGCTGGCGCCCGTGGTCGAGGCCGCGGACGCACGCGACATCCGGGTGATCTCCTACGGCCGCCCGGGTTACGGCGGTTCGGCCGTGCAGGCGGGCCGCACCATCGCGTCGGCCGCCGACGACGTGCGGCAGCTCGCCGACGCGCTCGGTGTCGGCCGGTTCGCGGTGCTGGGCGCGTCCGGCGGCGGACCGCACGCGCTGGCGTGCGGCGCGCTGCTGCCCGACCGGGTTTCGGGCGTGGTGTGCCACGCGAGCCCGGCGCCGTACACCGAGGAATTCGACTGGTACGCGGGCATGATCGACGACAGCGAGCTGCGCGCGGGCCGCGAAGGGCGCGAGGCGAGCCTGGCCCACGGCGAGACCGCCGAGTTCAACGAGGAGCAGTTCCTCCCCATCGACTGGAAGGCGCTGGAGACGACCTGGTCCTCGCTGGGCAAGGACGCCGGTGCGGCCGGCGGGAGCGCCGAGGGCCAGGCGGACGACCAGGTCGCGCTCGCCTCGCCGTGGGGCTTCGACCTGAGCGCCGTGACCGTCCCGGTGCTGCTCGCCCAAGGCGGCGCGGACCGCGTGATCCCCGCTTCGCACGCCGAATGGCTCCTGCGCGGGCTGCCGGACGCCGAGCTGTGGCTCCGTCCCCGTGACGGCCACATTTCGGTGCTCAACACCATTCCGGTCACGCTGGACTGGCTGCTCGCTCTCAGTTAGGCCGTCAGCTTGGCCAGCAACG includes the following:
- a CDS encoding amidohydrolase, whose protein sequence is MEPDEARHERVDQEIERLDERLWSLAGELHADPEPAGEEHNAAKRLTAELAAEGFDVRRGVAGLPTAFTARYGVGRPCVALLLAYDAQPGLGHARGHNLVAAAGLGAALAARRVLADDPGSLLVVGCPADETAPARAGVFDEADAALVFHPGAHSWSWTPLAARTEVHMTFHGRAAGLAAPEPGIDAVAALVQAFTAVAALRSRLPAGARVQGIVTRGGEATDVVPDLAEGRFGLHARTTAELDRLTADVTACAEGAALATGAKAVVEQLDASSHFCDNPVLSDRFSQHLAACGIYSTPPDPGVFTGSSGIGEVSIRVPSIRPLIAILDPAHADRPHEFAAAAASPRGRAVLLAAAAALGRTAVDLLAHPALVFQAWKARECS
- a CDS encoding alpha/beta fold hydrolase, which gives rise to MGTTRDLTLADGRALRVHDTGRGAVLTVVWHHGTPQTGALLAPVVEAADARDIRVISYGRPGYGGSAVQAGRTIASAADDVRQLADALGVGRFAVLGASGGGPHALACGALLPDRVSGVVCHASPAPYTEEFDWYAGMIDDSELRAGREGREASLAHGETAEFNEEQFLPIDWKALETTWSSLGKDAGAAGGSAEGQADDQVALASPWGFDLSAVTVPVLLAQGGADRVIPASHAEWLLRGLPDAELWLRPRDGHISVLNTIPVTLDWLLALS